GAAGACACCGGCCGTCGGGATCGCCACCGCGAACGCGACCAGCAGCCCCAACTTGACCGCGGAGAACACGGTGTTGCCGAACGGCACCCAGATCGCGCTGCGCAGCCCGGTCAGCACCCCGTCCTGGAGGGTGAGCAGGTTCCAGGCGACGACGGCCGCGATGAAGCCGACCCCGTTCACCGTCCCGTGCAGGAACCGGTACGAGGGCCCCCACGCGTCCAGCGTCAGCAGGAAGACACCCGCGGCCAGCGCCACGATCACCGAACTGCCCGCGTAGGTACGGAAGATGAGCCGCCCGGTGGCGCGGCCGGAGACCGGTATGAAGCGGGCCAGGGCGCCGGTCAGGGTCACCGCGGTCAGGCCCGCGAGGAACTTCATCGCGGCGATCGCGGCGGAGCCCTGACCGACCGCGGACTCGGAGTAGTAGCGGGCGGCGGCCAGCCAGAAGCCGAGGCCGAGCACGGCGGAGATGCCCGTGTTCAGCATCAGGGCGTAGGCGTTGCGGAACAGCTGGCTGCCGCCGGACGAGCGCCCCATCCCGGGCAGGCGCAGCCGGCGCCCCGACTGCTCGGGCGCCTCGGTCGCGGGCTCGGTCGTCTCGGTGGTGGTCGTCGTGTCAGACACGGGAACGGATGGCCTTCCGGCGGACCTGTCGTGCTCTTCGGACCATGGCGTATCCCTTGGTGAACGCGCGGTCCCGGGCGAAGGTGCGGGCGATGGCCCGGCCTTCGATCAAGCGCTGGAACTCCTCGGCGTCCGTACCGCGGCGCACGGTGACCCGCAGCAGCGCGTACGGCCCCTGCCGGCGCCGCGCCAGTCCGTTGCCGACGGCGAGGGCCTGGGCGTACCCCGTCTCGCGGACCTGCTCGCGGACCCGGCGGCTGGAGTAGCCGTAGGGATAGGCGAAGGAGGCCGGGGCGGTGCCGAGTTCGTCGGTGACGATCTCCTTGCAGAGGATCAGTTCGTGGCGCAGCGTGTCGTCGTCGAGCTGGTCGAGCTGCGGGTGGGTGTGGCTGTGCCCGCCGATCTCCACGCCCTCGGCGGCGAGTTCACGCACCTGCGGCCAGTCCAGCATGGTGTCCAGCGCCTTGCCGTTGTCGTGCGGGCCGCGCAGCCACGCGGTCGACACGAACAGGGTGGCGGCGAAGCCGTGCTTGGCGAGCACGGGCAGCGCGTGCCGGTGGACGCCCTCGTAGCCGTCGTCGAAGGTGATCAGCACCGGACGCCCGGGCAGCGGACGGCCGTCGCGCCAGTGCGCCGCCAGCTGGGCCGTGGTGATCGGGGTGTGCCCCAAGTCGCCGATGAGAGCCATCTGTTGGGCGAAGGCTTCCGGTGTCACCGACAGCTCGCGGGTGGCGTCGTTCGGGTCGGCCGCGACGGCGTGGTACATCAGAATCGGCACGGTCATCCGGGTTCCCCCTCGATCGGCGCCACCTGGAACGTGGCGCCCCCCTTGCGCGCCCGTACGCTCCCCACCACGTACCCACCGGCCGCTGTCAGCACCCCCGCGACGATCGCGCCCGCACGCCCCGCGCCGCCCGGCCGGGCCAGCGCGGCGTCCCGCAGCCCGCGCGCCACCCCGGCGGGCAGCACCCGGGTGGCGTACCGGCGTTCGGACTCAAGTCCCTTGTCCGCACCGACACTTCGGGCCACCAGCGCCTTCGACAGACCCTCGGCGTAGGCGCGCGTGCGGAAGTACCCGAAGTGCTCACGCGCCTCGGGCACCCGGTGGTGGATCACCGCACGGTCGTCGATCAGCAGCA
This DNA window, taken from Streptomyces sp. NBC_00663, encodes the following:
- a CDS encoding polysaccharide deacetylase family protein; this translates as MTVPILMYHAVAADPNDATRELSVTPEAFAQQMALIGDLGHTPITTAQLAAHWRDGRPLPGRPVLITFDDGYEGVHRHALPVLAKHGFAATLFVSTAWLRGPHDNGKALDTMLDWPQVRELAAEGVEIGGHSHTHPQLDQLDDDTLRHELILCKEIVTDELGTAPASFAYPYGYSSRRVREQVRETGYAQALAVGNGLARRRQGPYALLRVTVRRGTDAEEFQRLIEGRAIARTFARDRAFTKGYAMVRRARQVRRKAIRSRV